The Lates calcarifer isolate ASB-BC8 linkage group LG6, TLL_Latcal_v3, whole genome shotgun sequence genome includes a region encoding these proteins:
- the LOC108876501 gene encoding glucose-6-phosphate 1-dehydrogenase: MGTKMSTEPLTRSEVFGQLRKELYGEEQSSHSNTHIFIILGASGDLAKKKIYPTLWWLFRDGLLPDNTYFVGFARSNLTIEDIKTACLPHMKVTDEESECLSTFFRKNSYLSGKYDDGSSFDQLDAHLSSLPGGTDANRLFYLALPPTVYHHVSTNIRGHCMGSKGWNRLIVEKPFGRDLQSSQELSSHLAGLYTEDQIYRIDHYLGKEMVQNLMVLRFGNRIFGPIWNRNSVACVVLTFKEPFGTQGRGGYFDNFGIIRDVMQNHLLQMLCLVAMEKPASTSPDDVRDEKVKVLKCIAPVAASDVVLGQYVGDPEGEGQSKLGYLDDPTVPKGSCTPTFATAVLYVQNERWDGVPFILRCGKALNERKAEVRLQFTDVPGDIFGERCQRNELVVRVQPDEAIYLKMMTKRPGVYFSPEETELDLTYKSRYKNVKLPDAYERLILDVFCGNQMHFVRSDELREAWRIFTPLLHQIEGEKTHPIPYIYGSRGPNEADELVKKVGFRYEGTYKWVQPHTT; the protein is encoded by the exons ATGGGCACGAAGATGAGCACTGAGCCTTTAACTCGCTCTGAGGTGTTTGGACAGCTCAGGAAGGAGCTCTATGGAGAGGAGCAGTCCAGccattccaacacacacatatttatcaTCTTGGGAGCCTCT GGAGATCTAGCTAAAAAGAAGATCTATCCAACTCTATG GTGGTTATTCAGAGATGGCCTCCTACCAGATAACACATACTTTGTGGGTTTCGCCCGGTCTAACCTGACCATTGAGGACATCAAGACTGCATGTCTGCCTCATATGAAG GTCACTGATGAAGAGAGTGAGTGTCTCTCAACCTTCTTCAGGAAGAACTCCTACCTGAGCGGCAAGTACGATGACGGCAGCTCCTTTGACCAACTCGACGCCCATCTGTCATCTCTGCCCGGGGGAACCGACGCCAACCGACTCTTCTACCTGGCTCTGCCACCCACCGTCTACCACCATGTCAGCACAAACATCAGGGGCCACTGCATGGGCAGCAA GGGCTGGAACAGGCTCATTGTTGAGAAGCCATTCGGGCGTGACCTCCAGAGCTCACAGGAGCTGTCTTCCCACCTCGCTGGCCTGTACACGGAGGACCAGATCTACCGCATAGACCACTACCTGGGCAAAGAGATGGTCCAGAACCTCATGGTGCTCAG GTTTGGAAATCGCATCTTTGGACCTATATGGAACAGGAACAGTGTGGCCTGTGTGGTTCTCACCTTTAAGGAGCCTTTTGGCACTCAGGGCCGTGGAGGATACTTTGACAACTTTGGTATCATTCG AGATGTCATGCAGAACCATCTCCTCCAGATGCTCTGTTTGGTTGCAATGGAGAAACCTGCCTCCACCAGCCCTGATGATGTGAGGGATGAAAAG GTGAAGGTTTTGAAGTGCATAGCTCCTGTTGCAGCGTCAGATGTGGTGCTCGGCCAGTACGTGGGCGACCCTGAGGGAGAGGGCCAGTCCAAGCTGGGTTACCTTGACGACCCCACTGTACCAAAAGGCTCCTGCACACCAACTTTTGCCACTGCAGTGCTCTACGTTCAGAATGAAAGATGGGATG GAGTTCCTTTCATTCTGCGCTGCGGTAAAGCGCTGAATGAGCGGAAGGCAGAAGTGCGTCTGCAGTTCACTGACGTGCCAGGAGACATCTTTGGCGAACGCTGTCAGAGGAACGAACTGGTGGTGCGGGTGCAGCCAGACGAAGCCATTTACCTGAAGATGATGACCAAGAGGCCAGGGGTTTACTTCAGCCCAGAAGAGACTGAACTGGACCTCACCTACAAGAGCAGATACAAG AATGTGAAGCTCCCAGATGCTTACGAGAGACTGATACTGGACGTCTTCTGTGGAAATCAGATGCACTTTGTCCGCAG TGATGAGTTGCGGGAGGCCTGGAGGATCTTTACCCCCCTTCTTCACCAAATAGAGGGGGAGAAGACACACCCCATACCGTACATATATGGAAG TCGCGGTCCAAATGAGGCAGATGAGCTTGTGAAGAAGGTGGGATTCCGCTATGAGGGAACATACAAGTGGGTGCAGCCCCACACAACATGA
- the zgc:158263 gene encoding ceramide kinase family protein isoform X2: METDLRLESSLWVGNKRYRAVLTGWHFKWTEVDKKNRDKKTISVPVAEVVGVEDGWVEILPQKSVEDKEKDFTVFYVKRSSSGGSPGLLWRLGRTQFSCPSRVLRDQWTKHLRTALKTHSPLRPHKLLVFINPYGGKKKGRKIYHSVVAPLFELAGISSHVIVTERANQARDHLLKKDLTGFDGVVCVGGDGMFSEILHGLIGRTQQEAGLCENDPAVTLQPCPLHIGIIPAGSTDCVCYATVGVIDPVTSALHIIIGDSQPLDVCTVHHASTLVRYSVSLVGYGFYGDVLAESEKHRWMGPLRYDYSGTVVYLSNRSYVGIVQYLPADPLLSSPRDKTRCLSGCSVCSRSTERLFPHSSDSGSLSSSHFSLYSSDSEGEWVSVEGKFRCVSLTCMSSSCPKSPQGLSPSAHLADGTGDLILVWDAHPLSFLKFLYRHTSTQDQEEEAYEEIAGQSGETHEVERGYLETVSRSGSRQHLAERSEGRETTNEQKATAPFLCGLCCSKSPSVSVWNCDGEILPFTEIFCRIHGQLVRLYARGIEDGSAMHDCSEDSDKCERRCILNK, from the exons TTTCAGTACCTGTGGCGGAGGTGGTTGGAGTGGAGGACGGCTGGGTGGAGATCCTGCCCCAGAAGTCCGTagaggacaaagagaaagactTCACAG TTTTCTATGTGAAGCGCAGCAGCAGTGGGGGCTCTCCAGGGTTGCTATGGAGACTGGGCCGGACCCAGTTCAGCTGTCCTAGTCGGGTCCTCAGAGACCAGTGGACAAAACACCTAAGAACTGCTCTCAAAACTCACA GCCCTTTACGCCCACATAAACTGTTGGTGTTTATCAACCCCTatggaggaaagaagaaaggaagaaagatcTACCATTCTGTGGTTGCCCCTCTGTTTGAGCTGGCTGGTATCAGTTCTCATGTAATCG TGACTGAGCGGGCGAACCAGGCCAGAGACCACCTCCTGAAGAAAGACCTGACAGGCTTTGACGG tgtggtgtgtgtgggtggggatGGCATGTTCAGTGAAATACTTCACGGTTTGATTGGGCGGACGCAACAAGAGGCAGGCCTTTGTGAGAATGATCCTGCTGTTACTTTACAGCCTTGCCCGCTTCATATTGGCATCATCCCTGCAG GTTctacagactgtgtgtgttatgcCACAGTGGGAGTCATCGACCCTGTTACTTCAGCTTTGCACATAATCATCG GAGACTCTCAGCCTTTGGATGTGTGTACAGTTCATCACGCCTCCACTCTGGTGCGCTACTCTGTGTCTCTGGTGGGTTATGGCTTCTATGGGGATGTGCTGGCTGAGAGTGAAAAACATCGCTGGATGGGACCTCTCAGATACGACTATTCAG GCACAGTGGTGTACCTGAGCAACAGAAGCTATGTAGGCATAGTTCAGTACCTACCAGCAGACCCACTGCTCTCCAGCCCTAGAGATAAAACACGCTGCCTTTCAGG gtgcagTGTGTGCTCCAGAAGCACAGAAAGACTATTTCCCCACTCCTCAGATTCAGGATCCCTGTCCAGTTCCCACTTCAGCCTGTATAGTAGTGACTCAGAAG GTGAGTGGGTTAGTGTGGAGGGCAAgttcaggtgtgtgtctctgactTGTATGTCCAGCTCGTGTCCCAAGAGTCCTCAGGGCCTCTCTCCGTCCGCTCACCTGGCAGACGGAACAGGGGACCTCATTCTGGTGTGGGACGCTCACCCGCTGAGCTTCCTCAAGTTCCTCTACAGGCACACGAGCACACAGGACCAG GAGGAGGAAGCGTACGAGGAGATTGCGGGACAGAGTGGTGAGACACATGAAGTGGAGAGAGGATACCTGGAGACTGTGAGCAGGAGTGGCTCTCGGCAGCACTTGGCAGAGAGAAGCGAGGGCCGAGAAACAACAAACGAGCAGAAAGCAACGGCCCCTTTCCTGTGTGGCCTGTGCTGCAGTAAATCTCcgtctgtgtcagtgtggaaCTGCGACGGAGAGATTCTGCCCTTTACCGAGATCTTCTGCAG gATTCACGGCCAGTTGGTGCGTCTGTATGCCAGGGGCATTGAGGATGGCTCAGCCATGCACGACTGCAGTGAGGACAGTGACAAGTGTGAAAGAAGATGCATCCTAAACAAATAG
- the zgc:158263 gene encoding ceramide kinase family protein isoform X1, with product METDLRLESSLWVGNKRYRAVLTGWHFKWTEVDKKNRDKKTISVPVAEVVGVEDGWVEILPQKSVEDKEKDFTVFYVKRSSSGGSPGLLWRLGRTQFSCPSRVLRDQWTKHLRTALKTHSPLRPHKLLVFINPYGGKKKGRKIYHSVVAPLFELAGISSHVIVTERANQARDHLLKKDLTGFDGVVCVGGDGMFSEILHGLIGRTQQEAGLCENDPAVTLQPCPLHIGIIPAGSTDCVCYATVGVIDPVTSALHIIIGDSQPLDVCTVHHASTLVRYSVSLVGYGFYGDVLAESEKHRWMGPLRYDYSGTVVYLSNRSYVGIVQYLPADPLLSSPRDKTRCLSGCSVCSRSTERLFPHSSDSGSLSSSHFSLYSSDSEGEWVSVEGKFRCVSLTCMSSSCPKSPQGLSPSAHLADGTGDLILVWDAHPLSFLKFLYRHTSTQDQFDLPFVEVHRVKAVRFSLPSGKEEEAYEEIAGQSGETHEVERGYLETVSRSGSRQHLAERSEGRETTNEQKATAPFLCGLCCSKSPSVSVWNCDGEILPFTEIFCRIHGQLVRLYARGIEDGSAMHDCSEDSDKCERRCILNK from the exons TTTCAGTACCTGTGGCGGAGGTGGTTGGAGTGGAGGACGGCTGGGTGGAGATCCTGCCCCAGAAGTCCGTagaggacaaagagaaagactTCACAG TTTTCTATGTGAAGCGCAGCAGCAGTGGGGGCTCTCCAGGGTTGCTATGGAGACTGGGCCGGACCCAGTTCAGCTGTCCTAGTCGGGTCCTCAGAGACCAGTGGACAAAACACCTAAGAACTGCTCTCAAAACTCACA GCCCTTTACGCCCACATAAACTGTTGGTGTTTATCAACCCCTatggaggaaagaagaaaggaagaaagatcTACCATTCTGTGGTTGCCCCTCTGTTTGAGCTGGCTGGTATCAGTTCTCATGTAATCG TGACTGAGCGGGCGAACCAGGCCAGAGACCACCTCCTGAAGAAAGACCTGACAGGCTTTGACGG tgtggtgtgtgtgggtggggatGGCATGTTCAGTGAAATACTTCACGGTTTGATTGGGCGGACGCAACAAGAGGCAGGCCTTTGTGAGAATGATCCTGCTGTTACTTTACAGCCTTGCCCGCTTCATATTGGCATCATCCCTGCAG GTTctacagactgtgtgtgttatgcCACAGTGGGAGTCATCGACCCTGTTACTTCAGCTTTGCACATAATCATCG GAGACTCTCAGCCTTTGGATGTGTGTACAGTTCATCACGCCTCCACTCTGGTGCGCTACTCTGTGTCTCTGGTGGGTTATGGCTTCTATGGGGATGTGCTGGCTGAGAGTGAAAAACATCGCTGGATGGGACCTCTCAGATACGACTATTCAG GCACAGTGGTGTACCTGAGCAACAGAAGCTATGTAGGCATAGTTCAGTACCTACCAGCAGACCCACTGCTCTCCAGCCCTAGAGATAAAACACGCTGCCTTTCAGG gtgcagTGTGTGCTCCAGAAGCACAGAAAGACTATTTCCCCACTCCTCAGATTCAGGATCCCTGTCCAGTTCCCACTTCAGCCTGTATAGTAGTGACTCAGAAG GTGAGTGGGTTAGTGTGGAGGGCAAgttcaggtgtgtgtctctgactTGTATGTCCAGCTCGTGTCCCAAGAGTCCTCAGGGCCTCTCTCCGTCCGCTCACCTGGCAGACGGAACAGGGGACCTCATTCTGGTGTGGGACGCTCACCCGCTGAGCTTCCTCAAGTTCCTCTACAGGCACACGAGCACACAGGACCAG tttgaccTGCCGTTTGTGGAGGTCCACCGTGTAAAGGCTGTCCgtttctccctcccttctgGCAAGGAGGAGGAAGCGTACGAGGAGATTGCGGGACAGAGTGGTGAGACACATGAAGTGGAGAGAGGATACCTGGAGACTGTGAGCAGGAGTGGCTCTCGGCAGCACTTGGCAGAGAGAAGCGAGGGCCGAGAAACAACAAACGAGCAGAAAGCAACGGCCCCTTTCCTGTGTGGCCTGTGCTGCAGTAAATCTCcgtctgtgtcagtgtggaaCTGCGACGGAGAGATTCTGCCCTTTACCGAGATCTTCTGCAG gATTCACGGCCAGTTGGTGCGTCTGTATGCCAGGGGCATTGAGGATGGCTCAGCCATGCACGACTGCAGTGAGGACAGTGACAAGTGTGAAAGAAGATGCATCCTAAACAAATAG